One genomic window of Chanos chanos chromosome 13, fChaCha1.1, whole genome shotgun sequence includes the following:
- the psme3ip1 gene encoding PSME3-interacting protein isoform X2, with translation MADGVDLSRKFVSESELEERRKKRQEEWEKVRKPDDPEEVPEEEYDPRSLFERLQEQKDKKQEEYEEQFKFKNMVKGLDEDETNFLDEVSRQQSLVEKQRRDEELQELKEYRSALKKLASSENQRKEPEKRAGPKPGEHKTSHLSQAHLLAGAVKRRNSSQSSEGSKKPKGEESAAGNVSRTEQGAASAGAGGQGPGAGVTRQGKLHLPSAAVCVGILPGLGAYSGSSDSDSSSDSEV, from the exons ATGGCAGATGGTGTGGACCTCAGCCGGAAGTTTGTGTCTGAGTCAGAAttagaggagagaaggaagaaaaggcAAGAAGAGTGGGAAAAGGTCAGGAAGCCAGATGACCCCGAAG AGGTCCCAGAAGAAGAGTACGATCCGCGTTCTCTGTTTGAGAGATTGCAGGAGCAAAAGGATAAGAAGCAAGAGGAGTATGAGGAGCAGTTTAAATTCA AGAACATGGTGAAAGGCTTAGACGAAGATGAAACAAACTTTTTGGACGAGGTGTCAAGGCAGCAGTCTCTagtggagaaacagaggagagatgaagaaCTCCAGGAGCTGAAAGAATACAGG AGTGCTCTGAAGAAACTGGCATCCAGTGAGAATCAGAGAAAGGAGCCAGAGAAGAGGGCGGGGCCCAAACCCGGGGAACACAAGACTAGTCACCTGTCTCAGGCTCACCTGCTGGCCGGAGCCGTCAAAAGACGCAA cTCATCTCAGTCTTCAGAGGGCAGTAAAAAACCGAAGGGTGAGGAGTCCGCGGCGGGGAACGTCAGTCGGACAG agcAGGGGGCGGCCAGCGCGGGGGCGGGAGGGCAGGGCCCCGGGGCCGGAGTGACCAGGCAGGGTAAGCTCCACCTGCCCTCCGCCGCCGTGTGCGTGGGCATCCTGCCAGGACTGGGAGCCTACTCGGGCAGCAGCGACTCCGACTCGAGCAGCGACAGCGAAG TTTAA
- the psme3ip1 gene encoding PSME3-interacting protein isoform X1, which translates to MADGVDLSRKFVSESELEERRKKRQEEWEKVRKPDDPEEVPEEEYDPRSLFERLQEQKDKKQEEYEEQFKFKNMVKGLDEDETNFLDEVSRQQSLVEKQRRDEELQELKEYRSALKKLASSENQRKEPEKRAGPKPGEHKTSHLSQAHLLAGAVKRRNSSQSSEGSKKPKGEESAAGNVSRTEQGAASAGAGGQGPGAGVTRQGKLHLPSAAVCVGILPGLGAYSGSSDSDSSSDSEGSVDGMSSPIKRHRLFR; encoded by the exons ATGGCAGATGGTGTGGACCTCAGCCGGAAGTTTGTGTCTGAGTCAGAAttagaggagagaaggaagaaaaggcAAGAAGAGTGGGAAAAGGTCAGGAAGCCAGATGACCCCGAAG AGGTCCCAGAAGAAGAGTACGATCCGCGTTCTCTGTTTGAGAGATTGCAGGAGCAAAAGGATAAGAAGCAAGAGGAGTATGAGGAGCAGTTTAAATTCA AGAACATGGTGAAAGGCTTAGACGAAGATGAAACAAACTTTTTGGACGAGGTGTCAAGGCAGCAGTCTCTagtggagaaacagaggagagatgaagaaCTCCAGGAGCTGAAAGAATACAGG AGTGCTCTGAAGAAACTGGCATCCAGTGAGAATCAGAGAAAGGAGCCAGAGAAGAGGGCGGGGCCCAAACCCGGGGAACACAAGACTAGTCACCTGTCTCAGGCTCACCTGCTGGCCGGAGCCGTCAAAAGACGCAA cTCATCTCAGTCTTCAGAGGGCAGTAAAAAACCGAAGGGTGAGGAGTCCGCGGCGGGGAACGTCAGTCGGACAG agcAGGGGGCGGCCAGCGCGGGGGCGGGAGGGCAGGGCCCCGGGGCCGGAGTGACCAGGCAGGGTAAGCTCCACCTGCCCTCCGCCGCCGTGTGCGTGGGCATCCTGCCAGGACTGGGAGCCTACTCGGGCAGCAGCGACTCCGACTCGAGCAGCGACAGCGAAGGTAGCGTGGACGGGATGAGCTCTCCCATAAAACGGCACAGACTCTTCAGATAG